From one Perca flavescens isolate YP-PL-M2 chromosome 4, PFLA_1.0, whole genome shotgun sequence genomic stretch:
- the strip1 gene encoding striatin-interacting protein 1 homolog — translation MEVGGNSGIPVNNKQRAMLPNKSRVEFTRNPRKDSEGLSESPDLEFEYADTDKWAAELSELYSYTEGPEFAVNRKCFEVEFRTHVCDRKWTELDAAQHRAHAMRLLDGLEVIAREKRLKAARAILYMAQGTFAECSSEAEVQYWMRYNIFLLLDVGTFSALVELLNMEIDNSAACSSAVRKPAISLADSTDLRVLLNIMYLMVETIQQDDPADKPEWKIIRETFRAELGSPLFNNEPMSVMLFGMVTKFCSGHAPHFPMKKVLLLLWKSILFTLGGFEQLQSIKVHKRVELGLAPLPEDSIRVIRSMRAASPPASASDLIEQQQKRARREHKALIKQDNLDAFNEKDPYKADDSREDEDDNDDNDNSIEAETFPLERDEVMPPPIPHPPSDRVSLPKGLPWAPKVREKDIENFLESSRSKFIGYTLGNDTNTVVGLPRPIHESIKTLKQHKYVSIAEIQIAKEEEFQKTPLSGGEEEVEMSSIELLYQGILPSLPQYMIALLKILLAAAPTSKAKTDSINILADVLPEEMPTTVLQSMKLGVDVNRHKEIIVKAISAILLLLLKHFKLNHIYQFEYMAQHLVFANCIPLILKFFNQNIMSYITAKNSISVLDFPHCVVHELPELTAESLEAGDNNQFCWRNLFSCINLLRILNKLTKWKHSRTMMLVVFKSAPILKRALKVKQAMMQLYVLKLLKVQTKYLGRQWRKSNMKTMSAIYQKVRHRLNDDWAYGNDLDARPWDFQAEECALRANIERFNSRRYDKSHSNPDFLPVDNCLQSVLGQRVDLPEDFQMNYDLWLEREVFSKPISWEELLQ, via the exons ATGGAAGTCGGTGGGAACAGTGGGATTCCTGTAAACAATAAACAGAGAGCTATGTTGCCTAACAAAAGCAGGGTTGAATTTACCCGAAACCCAAGAAAAGATTCAGAG GGACTGTCGGAGTCTCCAGACCTTGAGTTTGAATATGCTGATACGGACAAGTGGGCTGCAGAGCTGTCAG AGCTCTACAGTTATACTGAAGGACCAGAGTTTGCTGTCAATAGGAAGTGCTTTGAGGTGGAATTCAGAACACATG TTTGTGATAGGAAGTGGACGGAGCTTGATGCAGCTCAGCACAGAGCTCATGCCATGCGCCTGTTGGATGGTCTGGAGGTGATAGCCCGAGAGAAGAGGCTGAAGGCTGCCAGAGCCATTCTTTACATGGCTCAGG GAACCTTTGCAGAGTGTAGCTCTGAGGCTGAGGTGCAGTACTGGATGAGATACAACATCTTTCTGCTGCTGGATGTGGGGACCTTCTCTGCTCTGGTGGAGCTGCTCAACATGGAAATTGA CAACAGTGCTGCCTGTAGTAGTGCTGTCAGGAAACCAGCCATCTCCCTTGCTGACAGCACAGATCTCAGAGTGCTGCTCAACATAATGTACCTGATGGTGGAAACGATACAACAGGATGACCCAGCCGACAAGCCTGAATGGAAAATCATCAGAGAAACCTTCAGAGCAGAACTGG GATCTCCTCTGTTCAACAATGAGCCAATGTCCGTCATGCTCTTCGGTATGGTTACCAAGTTCTGTAGTGGTCATGCCCCTCACTTCCCAATGAAGAaggtgttgttgctgttgtggaAGAGCATACTG TTCACACTCGGAGGGTTTGAGCAGCTCCAAAGCATAAAGGTTCATAAGCGTGTGGAGCTGGGTCTGGCCCCTCTCCCAGAGGACAGCATTCGAGTCATTCGCAGTATGAGGGCCGCTTCTCCTCCTGCGTCTGCATCCGACCTCatagagcagcagcagaaacgGGCGCGCCGCGAACACAAG GCGTTAATCAAACAGGACAACCTTGACGCATTCAACGAAAAGGATCCTTACAAGGCTGACGACTCTCGTGAGGATGAGGACGACAACGATGACAATGACAACTCTATAGAGGCAGAAACGTTCCCTCTAGAGAGGGACGAGGTGATGCCTCCGCCTATTCCTCACCCTCCATCAGATAGGGTGTCCTTACCCAAAGGACTGCCGTGGGCTCCTAAAGTCAG GGAAAAGGACATTGAAAATTTCCTGGAATCAAGTAGAAGTAAATTTATTGGTTACACACTTGGAAA TGATACAAATACAGTTGTTGGCTTGCCTAGGCCAATTCATGAGAGCATAAAGACCTTAAAGCAG cACAAGTACGTCTCCATTGCTGAGATACAGATTGCAAAGGAGGAGGAGTTTCAGAAAACCCCTCTGTCTGGG gGTGAAGAGGAGGTGGAGATGTCCTCCATTGAGCTGCTCTATCAGGGAATTCTGCCCAGTTTGCCTCAATACATG ATTGCTCTGCTGAAGATCCTGCTCGCAGCAGCGCCGACTTCCAAAGCCAAGACAGACTCCATCAACATCCTGGCAGACGTACTGCCGGAGGAGATGCC GACCACAGTGTTGCAAAGCATGAAACTTGGTGTTGATGTCAATCGACACAAAGAGATCATCGTGAAGGCTATCTCTGCCATCCTGCTGCTTCTACTAAAACACTTTAAACTCAACCACATCTACCAg TTTGAGTACATGGCTCAACACCTGGTGTTTGCCAACTGCATCCCCCTCATTCTGAAGTTCTTTAACCAGAACATCATGTCTTACATCACCGCTAAAAACAG CATTTCAGTACTTGACTTTCCTCACTGTGTGGTGCATGAGCTCCCGGAGTTAACTGCAGAGAGTTTG GAAGCAGGAGACAACAATCAGTTTTGCTGGAGGAATCTGTTCTCTTGTATTAACCTGCTGAGGATCCTCAACAAACTAACCAAGTGGAAGCACTCCAGAACAATG ATGCTAGTGGTGTTTAAGTCCGCTCCCATCCTGAAGAGGGCGCTGAAGGTCAAGCAGGCCATGATGCAGCTGTACGTCCTCAAGCTGCTTAAAGTGCAGACCAAATACCTGGGACGTCAGTGGAGGAAGAGCAACATGAAGACCATGTCTGCCATCTACCAAAAGGTCCGACATCGGCTCAACGACGACTGGGCCTACGGGAACG ATCTGGACGCTCGTCCCTGGGACTTCCAGGCCGAGGAGTGTGCTCTGCGGGCCAACATCGAGCGCTTCAATAGTCGCCGCTACGACAAGAGCCACAGCAACCCGGACTTCCTGCCTGTGGACAACTGTCTGCAAAGTGTCCTGGGACAGCGGGTGGACCTGCCCGAGGACTTCCAAATGAATTACGACCTTTGGCTGGAGCGGGAGGTCTTCTCCAAACCCATTTCCTGGGAAGAACTGCTACAGTGA
- the LOC114553979 gene encoding tripartite motif-containing protein 16-like protein isoform X1 has translation MAEPRIPGRMNRLCCPICDEVLRNPTTITCGHKFCMQCIQDHFACDERANRLCSCPECGQKFPSRPQLIRNAPLVDSVRVWDTANTASEKRKHLEASKEAPKRARSCSETRTSSGSTLCVRHSSPLDIYCCTDEQIICAVCAQAEHSGHTIGSVREERRRKQEELKNIQTKSKQILQKQEKKWDNMGKIQIQEEARETQDYCGSVLAGVIDSLQRHYMSVRELIRGHEEEAAAQVESSLQTLQVKMEEMRKRDAELNRLTQTDSDVHFLQKCPSLQHLREKEPRHLVHEVSEDPLLPFKCIKRAVDQLGKQLEEFCDKEFASISQTGLSGVNTLTEQNVEPKTRAEFLEYACGLSLDPTTAHEDLVIHEGNKEVRMSPLQCKSQAIRHPERFIHRRQVLCREGLQAERCYYEIEVEGEKAEIALTYKGIDRKSRTALSAFGGNAKSWSLDRSTNYSVSHRADSIQLTTYPSQRRLGVYLKFKEGTLSFYEVSDSMTFLYKVEAKFTEPLYPGFWLGEKCCIRICDLKQDRL, from the exons ATGGCAGAGCCTCGCATCCCTGGGAGGATGAACCGCCTCTGCTGTCCAATATGCGACGAGGTTCTCCGGAACCCCACGACTATTACCTGCGGACACAAGTTCTGCATGCAGTGCATCCAGGACCACTTTGCTTGTGACGAGAGGGCGAACCGTCTCTGCAGCTGTCCTGAATGTGGTCAAAAGTTTCCCTCCAGACCACAGCTGATCAGGAACGCACCTCTAGTTGACTCGGTGAGGGTCTGGGACACAGCGAACACTGCCAGTGAGAAGAGGAAGCATTTAGAAGCGTCAAAGGAGGCCCCGAAGAGAGCCCGAAGCTGTTCTGAAACACGAACATCATCAGGAAGCACTTTGTGTGTGAGGCACAGCAGCCCTCTGGATATTTACTGCTGCACGGACGAGCAGATCATATGTGCAGTGTGTGCTCAAGCTGAGCACAGTGGACACACCATAGGGTCGgtgagggaggaaaggaggaggaaaCAG GAGGAGCTGAAGAACATACAAACAAAATCCAAGCAGATTCTCcagaaacaagaaaagaaatggGATAACATGGGGAAGATTCAGATTCAG GAGGAGGCAAGAGAAACACAGGACTACTGTGGGAGCGTCTTGGCCGGCGTCATTGACTCCCTCCAGAGACATTACATGTCAGTGAGGGAGCTGATCAGAGGTCACGAGGAGGAGGCAGCAGCTCAGGTTGAGAGCTCCCTACAGACCCTGCAGGTGAAGATGGAGGAAATGAGGAAGAGGGATGCTGAGCTGAATCGtctgacacagactgacagcGATGTCCATTTCTTGCAG AAATGCCCCTCCCTGCAGCACCTCCGTGAAAAAGAACCTCGCCATCTTGTCCACGAGGTCTCAGAGGATCCACTCCTCCCCTTTAAGTGTATAAAGAGAGCTGTCGACCAGCTTGGGAAGCAACTGGAGGAATTTTGCGACAAAGAATTTGCCTCAATCTCTCAAACCG GTCTCTCTGGAGTTAACACTCTGACTGAACAGAACGTGGAGCCTAAAACCAGAGCAGAGTTCCTGGAGT ATGCATGTGGCCTCAGCCTGGACCCCACCACAGCTCATGAGGACCTGGTTATTCATGAGGGAAACAAAGAGGTGAGAATGAGCCCTCTCCAATGTAAGAGCCAAGCTATTCGTCACCCGGAGAGGTTCATCCACCGACGGCAGGTGCTGTGCAGAGAGGGGCTGCAGGCAGAGCGCTGCTACTATGAGATAGAGGTGGAAGGAGAAAAGGCTGAGATCGCCCTCACCTACAAAGGAATAGACAGGAAATCTCGCACTGCACTGTCAGCTTTTGGGGGCAATGCAAAATCCTGGAGTCTTGATCGCTCCACAAACTACTCTGTGAGCCACAGAGCTGACAGCATTCAACTGACAACATACCCCAGTCAGCGCAGGCTTGGCGTTTATCTGAAGTTTAAGGAGGGAACTCTGTCATTCTACGAGGTGTCAGACAGTATGACGTTTCTTTACAAGGTTGAAGCTAAATTCACAGAGCCTCTGTATCCAGGCTTCTGGCTTGGAGAGAAATGTTGCATCAGGATCTGTGATTTGAAACAGGACAGACTGTAA
- the LOC114553979 gene encoding tripartite motif-containing protein 16 isoform X2: MAEPRIPGRMNRLCCPICDEVLRNPTTITCGHKFCMQCIQDHFACDERANRLCSCPECGQKFPSRPQLIRNAPLVDSVRVWDTANTASEKRKHLEASKEAPKRARSCSETRTSSGSTLCVRHSSPLDIYCCTDEQIICAVCAQAEHSGHTIGSVREERRRKQEEARETQDYCGSVLAGVIDSLQRHYMSVRELIRGHEEEAAAQVESSLQTLQVKMEEMRKRDAELNRLTQTDSDVHFLQKCPSLQHLREKEPRHLVHEVSEDPLLPFKCIKRAVDQLGKQLEEFCDKEFASISQTGLSGVNTLTEQNVEPKTRAEFLEYACGLSLDPTTAHEDLVIHEGNKEVRMSPLQCKSQAIRHPERFIHRRQVLCREGLQAERCYYEIEVEGEKAEIALTYKGIDRKSRTALSAFGGNAKSWSLDRSTNYSVSHRADSIQLTTYPSQRRLGVYLKFKEGTLSFYEVSDSMTFLYKVEAKFTEPLYPGFWLGEKCCIRICDLKQDRL, translated from the exons ATGGCAGAGCCTCGCATCCCTGGGAGGATGAACCGCCTCTGCTGTCCAATATGCGACGAGGTTCTCCGGAACCCCACGACTATTACCTGCGGACACAAGTTCTGCATGCAGTGCATCCAGGACCACTTTGCTTGTGACGAGAGGGCGAACCGTCTCTGCAGCTGTCCTGAATGTGGTCAAAAGTTTCCCTCCAGACCACAGCTGATCAGGAACGCACCTCTAGTTGACTCGGTGAGGGTCTGGGACACAGCGAACACTGCCAGTGAGAAGAGGAAGCATTTAGAAGCGTCAAAGGAGGCCCCGAAGAGAGCCCGAAGCTGTTCTGAAACACGAACATCATCAGGAAGCACTTTGTGTGTGAGGCACAGCAGCCCTCTGGATATTTACTGCTGCACGGACGAGCAGATCATATGTGCAGTGTGTGCTCAAGCTGAGCACAGTGGACACACCATAGGGTCGgtgagggaggaaaggaggaggaaaCAG GAGGAGGCAAGAGAAACACAGGACTACTGTGGGAGCGTCTTGGCCGGCGTCATTGACTCCCTCCAGAGACATTACATGTCAGTGAGGGAGCTGATCAGAGGTCACGAGGAGGAGGCAGCAGCTCAGGTTGAGAGCTCCCTACAGACCCTGCAGGTGAAGATGGAGGAAATGAGGAAGAGGGATGCTGAGCTGAATCGtctgacacagactgacagcGATGTCCATTTCTTGCAG AAATGCCCCTCCCTGCAGCACCTCCGTGAAAAAGAACCTCGCCATCTTGTCCACGAGGTCTCAGAGGATCCACTCCTCCCCTTTAAGTGTATAAAGAGAGCTGTCGACCAGCTTGGGAAGCAACTGGAGGAATTTTGCGACAAAGAATTTGCCTCAATCTCTCAAACCG GTCTCTCTGGAGTTAACACTCTGACTGAACAGAACGTGGAGCCTAAAACCAGAGCAGAGTTCCTGGAGT ATGCATGTGGCCTCAGCCTGGACCCCACCACAGCTCATGAGGACCTGGTTATTCATGAGGGAAACAAAGAGGTGAGAATGAGCCCTCTCCAATGTAAGAGCCAAGCTATTCGTCACCCGGAGAGGTTCATCCACCGACGGCAGGTGCTGTGCAGAGAGGGGCTGCAGGCAGAGCGCTGCTACTATGAGATAGAGGTGGAAGGAGAAAAGGCTGAGATCGCCCTCACCTACAAAGGAATAGACAGGAAATCTCGCACTGCACTGTCAGCTTTTGGGGGCAATGCAAAATCCTGGAGTCTTGATCGCTCCACAAACTACTCTGTGAGCCACAGAGCTGACAGCATTCAACTGACAACATACCCCAGTCAGCGCAGGCTTGGCGTTTATCTGAAGTTTAAGGAGGGAACTCTGTCATTCTACGAGGTGTCAGACAGTATGACGTTTCTTTACAAGGTTGAAGCTAAATTCACAGAGCCTCTGTATCCAGGCTTCTGGCTTGGAGAGAAATGTTGCATCAGGATCTGTGATTTGAAACAGGACAGACTGTAA